A DNA window from Turicibacter sp. TJ11 contains the following coding sequences:
- the rfbB gene encoding dTDP-glucose 4,6-dehydratase gives MKQKILVTGGAGFIGGNFIHYMVNKYPDYFIINLDALTYAGNLGTCEAVEEKSNYKFIKGDITNREFIFDLFEREAFDMVVNFAAESHVDRSVADPEIFIKTNVLGTQVLMDASRTFGVKRYHQVSTDEVYGDLPLNRPDLLFKEDTPLHTSSPYSASKASADLLVLAYHRTFGLPITISRCSNNYGPYHFPEKLIPLMISRALNDEALPVYGNGENVRDWLHVYDHCTAIDLILHKGRIGEVYNIGGNNERTNLEVVQTILKALNKPESLITYVKDRPGHDLRYAIDSTKLKTELGWEPTYNFETGIKQTIEWYLENKKWWENIISGDYKNYFKEQYGDQS, from the coding sequence ATGAAACAAAAAATTTTAGTTACCGGTGGGGCAGGATTTATTGGTGGAAACTTTATTCATTATATGGTAAATAAATATCCTGATTACTTCATCATTAATTTAGATGCCTTAACCTATGCAGGAAACTTGGGGACCTGTGAAGCAGTAGAGGAAAAATCTAATTACAAATTTATAAAAGGTGATATTACCAATCGTGAATTTATCTTCGATTTATTCGAAAGAGAAGCCTTTGATATGGTCGTTAACTTTGCGGCTGAGTCACATGTGGACCGTTCAGTCGCAGATCCCGAAATCTTCATTAAAACGAATGTATTAGGAACACAAGTCTTAATGGATGCTTCACGTACATTTGGAGTCAAACGTTATCATCAAGTGTCAACTGATGAGGTTTATGGAGATTTACCACTCAATCGACCGGACTTACTTTTTAAAGAAGATACTCCTTTACATACTTCAAGCCCCTATTCGGCGTCTAAAGCCTCGGCTGACTTATTAGTTCTTGCTTATCATCGAACATTTGGCTTACCGATTACCATTTCTCGTTGTTCAAATAACTATGGACCTTATCATTTTCCAGAAAAATTAATTCCGCTCATGATTTCTCGCGCGTTAAATGATGAAGCTTTACCGGTTTACGGAAATGGTGAGAATGTTCGTGATTGGTTACACGTTTATGATCACTGTACAGCCATTGATTTAATTTTACACAAAGGACGCATCGGAGAAGTTTATAATATCGGTGGAAATAATGAACGAACAAACTTAGAAGTTGTTCAAACCATCCTAAAAGCTTTAAATAAACCCGAATCGTTAATTACTTATGTGAAGGATCGTCCAGGTCATGACCTACGATATGCTATTGATTCAACCAAGCTAAAAACAGAACTAGGATGGGAGCCTACCTATAATTTTGAGACAGGAATTAAACAGACGATTGAGTGGTATTTAGAGAATAAAAAATGGTGGGAAAACATTATTTCAGGTGACTACAAAAATTATTTTAAAGAACAGTATGGTGATCAATCATGA
- the rfbC gene encoding dTDP-4-dehydrorhamnose 3,5-epimerase, with protein MGNFNFIKTKIKDLYIIEPKVFGDDRGYFMESYNQQDFFEAGLNMIFVQDNESKSKKGVLRGLHFQTKHPQGKLVRVTQGEVWDVAVDLRKNSPTFLQWEGVYLSEKNKRQLYIPEGFAHGFVVISNEAMFNYKCTNFYDPDDDSGLLWNDKEIGINWPLHHLEHLILSTKDQTQKTLSELTNLPFIYKGETNE; from the coding sequence GTGGGGAACTTTAATTTTATCAAGACAAAAATTAAGGACTTATATATCATTGAACCTAAAGTATTTGGAGATGATCGTGGATATTTTATGGAGTCCTACAATCAACAAGATTTTTTTGAAGCGGGACTCAATATGATATTCGTTCAAGATAATGAATCAAAATCAAAAAAAGGAGTTTTACGAGGACTGCACTTTCAAACCAAACATCCCCAGGGGAAACTCGTTCGTGTGACGCAAGGTGAAGTTTGGGATGTGGCTGTTGATTTAAGAAAAAATTCACCGACTTTCTTGCAATGGGAAGGCGTATACTTAAGTGAAAAAAACAAACGTCAACTCTATATTCCTGAAGGATTTGCGCACGGATTTGTTGTCATTTCAAATGAAGCTATGTTTAACTATAAATGTACTAACTTTTATGATCCAGACGATGATAGTGGATTACTTTGGAATGACAAAGAAATTGGGATTAACTGGCCATTACATCATCTAGAACACCTAATCTTATCAACTAAAGATCAAACACAAAAAACATTAAGTGAACTAACAAATTTACCGTTTATTTATAAAGGAGAGACAAACGAATGA